The following are encoded in a window of Pseudalgibacter alginicilyticus genomic DNA:
- a CDS encoding aminoacyl-histidine dipeptidase: MSQEIRNLQPQQLWNKFADLNAVPRPSKKEERVIAFMKDFGKSLGLETIVDEVGNVIIKKPATAGMENRMAIVMQSHLDMVHQKNNDTVFNFDTQGIDMYVDGDWVRAKGTTLGADNGLGVATIMAILESNEFPHPAIEALFTIDEETGMTGAMGLKSGLLSGGILLNLDTEEDDEIGVGCAGGMDITATRDYNEEETPEFKIGYAISVKGLQGGHSGMQIHEGLGNANKIMNRLLFDGFENFGLRISEIDGGSLRNAIPRESKAIVAIDAIHEDAFIMEMAQESQYIKKELKTMEPDLEIHISKVDSPEKIMDLGVQEGFTRAMYAAINGVYRMSADIPDLVETSNNIARVVVKEGCIYIGCLTRSSVESSKIDLANTLRATFELTGCEVEFSGDYPGWTPNMQSPILKIMTQIYEDLNGEKPHVAACHAGLECGILGQNYPYMDMISFGPTIKGAHSPDERAQISSVQKYWKFVLEILKQIPEK; encoded by the coding sequence ATGAGCCAAGAAATAAGAAACCTTCAGCCACAACAATTATGGAACAAATTTGCCGACTTAAATGCGGTGCCTAGACCTTCAAAAAAAGAGGAGCGTGTTATAGCGTTTATGAAAGATTTTGGTAAAAGTTTAGGGTTGGAAACTATAGTAGATGAAGTAGGTAATGTTATTATAAAAAAACCTGCAACTGCAGGTATGGAAAATAGAATGGCCATAGTCATGCAATCGCATTTAGATATGGTGCATCAAAAAAATAATGATACTGTTTTTAATTTTGATACTCAAGGCATTGATATGTATGTGGATGGTGATTGGGTACGTGCTAAAGGCACAACGCTTGGTGCAGATAACGGTTTGGGTGTTGCTACTATTATGGCTATATTAGAAAGTAATGAGTTTCCGCATCCAGCTATAGAAGCTTTATTTACTATTGATGAAGAAACGGGAATGACGGGAGCTATGGGTTTGAAAAGCGGTTTGCTATCTGGGGGCATACTTTTAAATTTAGACACTGAAGAAGATGATGAAATTGGTGTAGGGTGTGCTGGAGGTATGGATATAACAGCAACAAGAGATTATAATGAAGAAGAAACACCCGAATTTAAAATAGGGTATGCTATTAGTGTTAAAGGGTTACAAGGTGGCCATTCTGGGATGCAAATTCATGAAGGTTTAGGGAATGCTAATAAAATAATGAATCGTTTGTTGTTTGATGGTTTTGAGAATTTTGGTTTGCGAATTTCAGAAATTGATGGTGGGAGTTTGCGTAATGCCATTCCACGAGAAAGTAAAGCTATTGTAGCTATTGATGCTATTCATGAAGATGCTTTTATTATGGAAATGGCTCAGGAATCTCAATACATAAAAAAAGAATTAAAAACTATGGAGCCTGATTTAGAGATTCACATCTCTAAAGTTGACTCTCCCGAAAAGATTATGGATTTAGGTGTTCAAGAAGGATTTACTAGAGCTATGTATGCCGCTATAAATGGTGTGTACCGAATGAGTGCTGATATTCCAGATTTGGTTGAAACCTCAAATAATATCGCGCGAGTTGTAGTTAAAGAAGGGTGCATTTATATTGGATGCTTAACGCGTTCTTCAGTAGAGAGTTCTAAAATAGATTTAGCGAATACACTTCGTGCCACTTTTGAACTTACTGGTTGTGAAGTAGAGTTTTCTGGCGATTACCCGGGTTGGACACCAAATATGCAATCACCTATTTTAAAAATAATGACCCAGATTTACGAAGATTTAAACGGAGAAAAACCACATGTGGCTGCTTGCCATGCAGGATTAGAATGTGGTATTCTTGGACAAAATTATCCTTACATGGATATGATAAGTTTTGGGCCAACTATAAAAGGTGCTCACTCTCCTGATGAACGTGCTCAAATTTCATCAGTTCAAAAATATTGGAAATTTGTGTTGGAGATTTTAAAGCAAATTCCTGAAAAGTAA
- a CDS encoding bile acid:sodium symporter family protein — protein sequence MNLKIDRFILSIIAVITIAYFFPQWGSQDSDVPIDLISTVGISLIFFFYGLKLSPTKLKAGLKNWKLHALIQLSTFLIFPLLILLFRPLIQNNEHETIWLAFFFLAALPSTVSSSVVMVSIAKGNIPAAIFNASISGIIGIAITPLWMGLFIDNSQTHFDFTDIYIKLILQIILPVILGLFLQRFWGDFAQKHNKKLTRFDKSVILLIIYKSFAESFSENIFSSVSVIDLMLLLVGVLFLFYLVFYLTGALSKILCFDKEDQITAQFCGTKKSLVHGTVFSKILFANMATIGIILLPLMLFHAIQLLIISMIASKKSRAI from the coding sequence ATGAATTTAAAAATTGACAGGTTTATATTATCCATAATAGCTGTTATAACCATAGCTTATTTTTTTCCACAATGGGGTTCACAAGATAGTGACGTGCCTATTGATCTAATTAGCACAGTAGGTATTTCTCTTATTTTCTTCTTTTATGGTCTTAAATTGAGTCCTACTAAATTAAAAGCTGGACTCAAAAACTGGAAATTACATGCCCTCATACAACTATCTACGTTTTTAATATTTCCATTACTAATTCTATTATTTAGACCTCTAATTCAAAATAATGAACATGAAACAATTTGGTTGGCTTTCTTTTTTTTAGCTGCACTTCCTTCAACTGTTTCTTCTTCGGTAGTAATGGTATCTATTGCAAAAGGCAATATACCAGCAGCTATATTTAACGCAAGTATCTCAGGTATTATTGGCATAGCCATTACACCGCTATGGATGGGTTTATTTATAGATAACTCTCAAACTCATTTTGATTTTACCGATATATATATAAAACTTATTCTTCAAATTATTCTACCAGTAATCCTGGGTCTTTTTTTACAGCGCTTTTGGGGTGATTTTGCTCAAAAACACAACAAAAAACTAACACGGTTCGATAAGTCTGTCATCCTATTAATAATTTATAAGAGTTTTGCAGAATCTTTCAGTGAAAACATTTTCAGTAGCGTATCTGTTATAGACTTAATGTTGCTTTTGGTAGGGGTGCTTTTTTTATTTTATCTCGTTTTTTATCTAACAGGTGCTTTATCAAAAATTTTGTGTTTTGACAAAGAAGACCAAATAACAGCACAATTTTGCGGAACAAAAAAATCATTAGTACACGGTACTGTTTTTTCTAAAATATTATTTGCAAACATGGCAACAATAGGTATCATATTACTTCCTCTAATGCTATTCCATGCTATACAATTATTAATAATTAGTATGATTGCTTCAAAAAAATCCAGAGCTATTTAG
- the yidD gene encoding membrane protein insertion efficiency factor YidD — protein sequence MKKLLIAPFLFLIKVYQSLISPLTPATCRYHPTCSNYTKEALKKHGLCKGGWLAIKRIFSCHPWGGSGYDPVP from the coding sequence ATGAAAAAACTACTCATAGCACCGTTTTTATTTTTAATAAAAGTGTATCAATCACTGATATCCCCTTTAACGCCAGCTACCTGTAGATATCATCCCACATGCTCTAACTATACCAAGGAAGCCTTAAAAAAACATGGTTTATGTAAAGGTGGTTGGTTAGCTATAAAGCGTATTTTTAGCTGCCATCCTTGGGGAGGTTCTGGTTATGATCCCGTTCCATAA
- the cysS gene encoding cysteine--tRNA ligase, with product MQLFENQQIHLYNSLSGKKEVFKPINEGHIGMYVCGPTVYSNVHLGNVRTFMSFDMIFRYLKHLGYKVRYVRNITDAGHLENDADVGEDKITKKARLEQIEPMEVVQRYTVDFHNILNTFNFLPPSIEPTATGHIIEQIELINTIIENGYAYVVNGSVYFDVHKFNETNDYGKLSKRKLDDLIHNTRALDGQSDKKNPQDFALWKKAEPQHIMRWPSPWSDGFPGWHLECTAMSTKYLGDRFDIHGGGMDLKFPHHECEIAQNEAAKGQSPVNYWMHANMLELNGQRMSKSTGNTINPEELLSGNNKFFSKAYAPSVIRFFIAQSSYRSVLDLTDDGLSASEKGFFRLMDAINLLNNLKASSSSSLNINNWKQKCYDAMNDDFNSPILIAHLFEGVKYINQIKEGSQTVTVADLQTLKDTLNTFAFDVLGLENVTKKETGTDKLTAAVDILIKLRQDARANKDFALSDKIRDELAGAGIVLKDGKEGTTFSVN from the coding sequence ATGCAACTTTTCGAAAATCAACAAATTCATTTATACAACTCCTTATCTGGTAAAAAAGAAGTTTTCAAACCTATAAATGAAGGTCATATTGGTATGTACGTTTGTGGCCCTACGGTTTATAGCAATGTACATTTAGGAAACGTAAGAACCTTTATGTCTTTTGACATGATTTTTCGTTACTTAAAACATTTAGGATATAAGGTTCGCTATGTTAGAAACATTACAGATGCGGGACATTTAGAAAATGATGCAGATGTGGGAGAAGATAAAATCACTAAAAAAGCACGTTTAGAGCAGATAGAACCCATGGAAGTTGTACAACGCTATACCGTTGATTTTCATAACATATTAAACACCTTTAATTTTTTACCACCAAGTATTGAACCTACAGCAACAGGCCACATTATCGAGCAAATTGAATTAATAAACACCATTATTGAAAACGGTTACGCCTATGTAGTAAATGGCTCTGTATATTTTGATGTACACAAATTTAACGAAACCAATGATTACGGTAAATTGAGCAAACGTAAACTTGATGATTTAATTCATAATACACGTGCGTTGGACGGGCAAAGTGATAAAAAAAACCCACAAGATTTTGCTCTTTGGAAAAAAGCTGAACCACAACATATCATGCGTTGGCCATCCCCTTGGAGTGATGGGTTTCCTGGCTGGCATTTAGAATGTACCGCTATGAGTACCAAATATTTGGGTGATCGTTTTGATATTCATGGTGGTGGTATGGATTTAAAATTCCCGCATCACGAATGTGAAATAGCTCAAAACGAAGCTGCCAAAGGACAATCACCTGTAAATTATTGGATGCATGCTAACATGCTGGAATTAAACGGACAGCGCATGTCTAAATCTACAGGAAATACCATTAACCCTGAAGAATTATTATCTGGAAACAATAAGTTTTTTAGCAAAGCATATGCACCAAGTGTTATTCGTTTTTTTATAGCACAGTCGTCTTACAGAAGTGTTTTAGATTTAACCGATGATGGATTATCTGCTAGTGAAAAAGGCTTTTTTAGGTTGATGGATGCCATCAATCTTCTAAATAACTTAAAAGCTTCAAGCAGCTCATCTTTAAACATAAACAACTGGAAACAAAAATGTTATGACGCTATGAATGATGATTTTAATTCACCTATTTTAATAGCTCATTTATTTGAAGGCGTTAAGTACATCAACCAAATAAAAGAAGGATCACAAACAGTTACAGTTGCAGACTTACAAACATTAAAAGACACTTTAAACACTTTTGCCTTTGATGTTTTAGGACTTGAAAATGTCACAAAAAAAGAAACAGGAACTGATAAATTAACCGCAGCAGTTGATATTTTAATCAAATTACGTCAAGACGCTAGAGCCAACAAAGATTTTGCTTTATCTGATAAAATTCGAGATGAATTAGCTGGTGCTGGTATTGTACTTAAAGACGGAAAAGAAGGGACCACATTTTCTGTAAACTAA